The Peptococcaceae bacterium 1198_IL3148 nucleotide sequence ATCGTCCTAACAGTCGTAGCTTCAAGCCGTAGACTGGTAGAATCGGAGTAATATGATATTTTTGATTCGTATTACTATATATATTAGTACCTTTGTAATCGCTTAGTCAACACAAAATTTAAATTATTTTTACAAATCAGTTGACAATTGTTGTTTTTGTCTTTAACTACATATATTCCTGGTCGTGGATATACAGAACTCTGTAAATAATTTTTGAGCAATAGGTCAATAATTTTCTGTCGTTGAGTTTTTAGCCTGACATCACTTTTATAGAAAAATGATACCGCAATGGCACCCTTTACATGACCATACTCTTTTCTCAATAACAACCCTTGATCAGCAAAAGAAGAAAATTCTAAATACATGTCAAAAACTCTATCGCTGTAATCTCCCAAAGCACAGGCAATATTCTTTATTGCCTCTTCCCCTTCGCTGTATAGGCCCACAGCTTCTCCGGGACAAAAACTGACCAACAACTTGCCCAATTTCTCTGATACCAACAATTATTCGCTCCTTTCCAAACGGGAGGCTAGCTCGTTTCCAAACTAACCCTAACGGCCAGTAAACCTTAGTATTTACATAAGTACTTACCTTAGGCATAAAGGCTCGGAGTTTTTAATTAGTTGTACTATTAATTTGACAGTATATTCAATAACATATTACTATTCTTGGCCATTGATAAAAATAACTTTAGCAACGCCGGTTGATTTAGCGTCGGCTTGCTCTTGGGTGGAGGCGCTAAGGGCTAATTTTACCTTTAAACCCTGGGCTCTAAGGGTTTGGGCCTTTTTCACTGCGGCAGATAAAAAGCCAGATTGCCAGGCCACCAGCACATCCACGGTATCTTCCTTTGCCGGACCCTGTTGTTTTTCATTGGCCACCAATAATTGATCAATGCTTAGGGCAAAGCCAGTGGCCGGTAAATTAGAACCAAAGTGTCCTAGCAAATGGTCATATCTACCGCCACCGCAAATGGGAAAGCCCAAGGACAATGTATATCCTTCAAAAACCACTCCAGTGTAATAATCCAATTTCAACAGCAATCCCAAGTCGATGGCCACTTTATGTTGGACACCATAGCTGGTGAGGGTATTATATACTTGCTTCAAATTATTGAGCGCAGCCATGGTTTCTTCATTATCCAACAACTGGGCAGCCTGATTTATCACCTCGGGGCCACCCCTCAATGACATTAGACTGGTAAGCCGCCTTTGATCCGCCGGAGACAGGTCGGTGGCTGACAACTGTTCAGTTAACTTTACAAAGTCTTTATTGCCCACCGCAGCTTTAATTGTTTCCACTTGTGCTTCAGGTAAATTAAATTCTTTCATCAGTGAATGGAACAGGCCGACATGGCCCAGACTTAAGCGGAAATCTTGCAACCCACAAACTTGCATCGCTTCAACGGCCAACGCAATGGCCTCAGCATCAGCCGCTGGCCCGGAGGCACCCAGTATTTCTACGCCCGCTTGATAGATTTCCCGCTGTCTGCCCACCAGTGGTTCCTCATAGTTAAAAGCATGGGACAAGTAGTACAGACGCAAAGGAAAATCCACATTGCGCATCCTGGTGGATACCAACCGGGCGATGGGACGAGTCATATCCGGTCTCATGGCCATCAAATGACCCTGACGGTCTAGGAATTTATACAGTTTATCATCATCGCTGGTGCCTGAGGTTAGATTTTCAAAGTACTCAAAGGTGGGGGTAACCACCTCTTGATAGCCCCACTTTTCTACCAGGTCTGCAAAGCTTTGTTCCATTTGTCTTTTTCGTTTAGCCTCTGCAGGTTGCAAATCCCTTACTCCATCGGGTAGCCTGCCTAATCTAGGTGACGCCATTTCTATCTCTCCTGTTCGTCCAATGGTTTTTCTGAACCATTTTGCTGCTTCGCTAAACGCTGTAACGCCAACTTATAACCATCGGCACCGTAATTTAAACAGCGTTTTACTCGGCTGATGGTGGCTGTGCTGGCCCCGGTTTTAGCCGCTATATCACCGTAAGTGCGGTTGGCTTGCAGCATTTTAGCCACTTCCAATCGTTGGGCCAATGCATGTAGTTCAGAAACAGTACATATATCTTCAAAGAAACGATAACAATCATCTATATTTTCTAACGTTAGTATCGCTTCAAACAACCGATCATTTAAAGGTTGTTTCAATTTGCCTTGGTATTCCATTTCTATCCCCCCAATGATCTTATTATTTCCGCAATTCGACGTTTATGATATAAAATCCTTTAATACGTTAAAAAAAGAAAGTGGCTGTTTAAAAAGTATGCTTGCAGTTAGCACTTTGCTACTCTTTTACATATATATGTTAATAAATGATTTATCAATACCGAACTGGAGGAAAACAAAATGATACCTATAGCCATTGCACACTTAAAGGGAGGTCCATTGGCACCTAATATCAGAGGCATTGTGCGTTTTTACCGGGTACCTGATGGCACTTGGGTTTGTGTCGAGGTAACCGGCTTGCCCAAATATCAGCCTGCCACCAACCATCAGCAACCCATTGGTCCCCATGGTTTTCATATTCATCAGTTTGGAAAATGTGAAGTGGGGTCACCCAATGATCCATTCCAAGCTGCCGGCGGCCATTGGAATCCCACTAACCAACCCCACGGCAATCATGCCGGAGACTTTCCAGTGTTATTTTCTAACAACGGTAAAGCAAAAATGTGTTTTTTGACCAATAAATTCGAGCCCAAAGAGGCCATTGGTAAAGCAGTGATCATTCATCAAAACCCAGACGATTACCGCTCGCAACCAGCAGGCGATGCCGGCAAAAGATTAGCCTGTGGAGTAATTAGAGCTTACAACCAATGCCCCCATTGTGGCAAAAGAATACCGTAGCATGCATAAAGGCTAGTAAATTTAGGATTTACTAGCCTTAATTTATAATACTTTATTTACTATTGCCCTAACAAATGCTTGGGAGTCAGCTAAACTTTCTTTCATAATTGCATATACTTCTCTGTCATCCACTTCTTGGTAAAGATGAACTATTCGGTTACGAAACTTTGCCATTTTAATAAAGGTTGTTTCTTTTTCTTTAGGTAAAATACCCTGATCCACTAAAATAACAAAGGCTTCTGCATAGGTTTTGGGAGCTTTATAACGTTCTCTAGCAATTATGTCTAATTCCTCTCTCTAACCGATCTGCACATCTGGCAGAAAAATAACACCTAAATCTATATCACTGTATGCGGTTTGATATTCGCTGCTGCCATAGGAGCCAAATATGTAAACCGCAGCTATATTTTTTCTGTTTTGTAGCACTTGTTTTAACTTGGGAATTAAGGCTTCCATCGACACTTTAATCCAACGCCTTTCAGCTTTTTGCCGTTAGTTATATAAAAATACTACCATATAAAGGAAATAGATGCAACGCTAATAGCGGGTCCTAATGGTTTTAGCAAGTCTTTCTAGCCCTTCCAGCATAACTTTAGTTGGGCATGCTATATTCATGCGCTCGTAGCCATTACCTTCTTCTCCAAATATATATCCTTCATCAAAGAACAGCAGCGCTTCCTGGTGCATTAGCTTCTCAAGTTCATCATTATCTAAACCCAGGGCATTAAAATCCAGCCACTGTAAGTAAGTTCCTTCAAGGGGATATACCTTAATCATGGGCATATTTTCTTCAATATACTTTTTAAGTACCAGATGGTTTTTATGAATATGGACTATTAATTGATTTAACCAGTCTTCACATTCTGTATAGGCTAACTCACAGGCTTTATAACCCAGAATGTTTAATGAAAAAAGTCCGGTAGACATAATATACTCAGTATACTTCTCCCTTATTTCTTTGTTAGGGATGATAATATTAGACGTATGCAATCCTGCTAAGTTAAAGGTTTTGCTAGGTGCAGTACAGACTATCATATTATTTGCCAGCTCGTCAGAAAGACTGGCAAATACAGTATGTTTATAGCCAGGCATTACCAGGTCAAAGTGAATCTCATCAGAAATAATCAGCACATTATTTTCTAAGCAAATTTCCCCTACCCGGTGCAACTCTTCCTTTGTCCACACTCTGCCCACAGGATTATGGGGACTACAAAATAATAATATTTTATTATTGGGATGCTGTGCTTTCTTTGCTAAATCCTCATAGTCTATAACATAGGTTGACCCATTATTTATCAGTGGACTTGTCACCACTTTTCTGTTTTCATTTGCCGCAGCTTTAAAAAAAGGATAATAAACAGGGGGCATAATGATGACGCCATCACCTGGTTCTGAAAAAGCCTTTATTGCTGAGTAAAAGGCACTTACCACCCCAGGTGTACCAACAATCCATTCAGGCTCTATTTCCCAATGATGTCTTTTTTTCATCCATCCACATACAGCTTTATAGTAGCTTTCTGTCGGCACAGTATAACCTAGGATTGTAGAATCAAGATATTTTTTTAATCCCTCAATTATTTCCGGTGGATTTTTAATTTCCATATCCGCAACAGAGAAAGGCACGATGTTTTCTGATAGGTTGGGATTCCATTCCTTCATCTGTTCCCACTTGGTAGAGCCTGTATTTACTCTGTTTAACACCGTTTCAAAATCATACTTCATATTTTCCTCCCAGTAAAATAGCTTTTGTCTATTATATTTTATCACCCTAAATATATTTAAATAAAGAAGACAGCATAACTGCTGTCCTCTTTATTAGTCCCTCGGTAATGTTATCGTTATTTTAAACAAATCACCATCCACATCTATCTCTAAGCTGCCGTTATGCAAATCCACAATGGATTTAGCAATGGCCAGTCCCAATCCGGAGCCTTCGGTCTGCCGGGATTTATCACCCCGCTTACATCTTTCAAACAGCTCATTGACATCGTCACCCAGTTCATACTTAGTTATATTCTTAAAAATAATTATCACTTTGTCCGGAGCAACGGTCATGGTAATATAAACCCGGGTGTTTTCCATGGCATATTTTAAAATGTTAGCAATTAAGTTATCATATACCCGCCACATTTTTTGCCCATCCACTGTAACGTAGACCGGATGCTCGGGCATTGTCACTCTAAATTGCAACGACGATGCACTGGTTTTTTCATTGTGTTCTGCCAGCGCTTGCTGTAGTAGCTGCACCAAATCCACCTTTTCTTTAACTAACTCAATGCTGCCACTGGCCATTTTAGAGGCTTCAAACAAATCATCAATCAGTACTTTTAAACGTTTAGATTTGCGGTCAATAATTTCAATGTAAGCCTGCCGATCTTCCTCTGCTATTTCTGGTT carries:
- the hisZ gene encoding ATP phosphoribosyltransferase regulatory subunit, encoding MASPRLGRLPDGVRDLQPAEAKRKRQMEQSFADLVEKWGYQEVVTPTFEYFENLTSGTSDDDKLYKFLDRQGHLMAMRPDMTRPIARLVSTRMRNVDFPLRLYYLSHAFNYEEPLVGRQREIYQAGVEILGASGPAADAEAIALAVEAMQVCGLQDFRLSLGHVGLFHSLMKEFNLPEAQVETIKAAVGNKDFVKLTEQLSATDLSPADQRRLTSLMSLRGGPEVINQAAQLLDNEETMAALNNLKQVYNTLTSYGVQHKVAIDLGLLLKLDYYTGVVFEGYTLSLGFPICGGGRYDHLLGHFGSNLPATGFALSIDQLLVANEKQQGPAKEDTVDVLVAWQSGFLSAAVKKAQTLRAQGLKVKLALSASTQEQADAKSTGVAKVIFINGQE
- a CDS encoding YerC/YecD family TrpR-related protein, with translation MEYQGKLKQPLNDRLFEAILTLENIDDCYRFFEDICTVSELHALAQRLEVAKMLQANRTYGDIAAKTGASTATISRVKRCLNYGADGYKLALQRLAKQQNGSEKPLDEQER
- a CDS encoding superoxide dismutase family protein, with product MIPIAIAHLKGGPLAPNIRGIVRFYRVPDGTWVCVEVTGLPKYQPATNHQQPIGPHGFHIHQFGKCEVGSPNDPFQAAGGHWNPTNQPHGNHAGDFPVLFSNNGKAKMCFLTNKFEPKEAIGKAVIIHQNPDDYRSQPAGDAGKRLACGVIRAYNQCPHCGKRIP
- a CDS encoding HepT-like ribonuclease domain-containing protein codes for the protein MIARERYKAPKTYAEAFVILVDQGILPKEKETTFIKMAKFRNRIVHLYQEVDDREVYAIMKESLADSQAFVRAIVNKVL
- a CDS encoding nucleotidyltransferase domain-containing protein; this encodes MEALIPKLKQVLQNRKNIAAVYIFGSYGSSEYQTAYSDIDLGVIFLPDVQIG
- a CDS encoding MalY/PatB family protein, which gives rise to MKYDFETVLNRVNTGSTKWEQMKEWNPNLSENIVPFSVADMEIKNPPEIIEGLKKYLDSTILGYTVPTESYYKAVCGWMKKRHHWEIEPEWIVGTPGVVSAFYSAIKAFSEPGDGVIIMPPVYYPFFKAAANENRKVVTSPLINNGSTYVIDYEDLAKKAQHPNNKILLFCSPHNPVGRVWTKEELHRVGEICLENNVLIISDEIHFDLVMPGYKHTVFASLSDELANNMIVCTAPSKTFNLAGLHTSNIIIPNKEIREKYTEYIMSTGLFSLNILGYKACELAYTECEDWLNQLIVHIHKNHLVLKKYIEENMPMIKVYPLEGTYLQWLDFNALGLDNDELEKLMHQEALLFFDEGYIFGEEGNGYERMNIACPTKVMLEGLERLAKTIRTRY